The Oncorhynchus nerka isolate Pitt River linkage group LG11, Oner_Uvic_2.0, whole genome shotgun sequence genome includes the window AATAGCCTACCTAAACATGACACCACTTCCTACTTCGACAACCACACAAATAATGCTATAAATGCCATTGTCACTCACAACTCATAACTACTTACTATTCAGGATTCATGGCCAGATATCCAGATCCAGAACGTAAAAGAAAAGGAATACAACGTCTGTGTTATCTTTGGCTTTTCACAGATGCATTGTGTTTCTGTCCTTCAGAGGGCAAACAGCACCAGCACCTTGTATGATGAGCCGGGAGTCCTATCATTTATTAAAGCCGAAGATCATGTTTCAATGTGGTCAGTACCTGAGTCTTAAAGCTGTAGCCTGGTTTAGCTTCAGAAATGACTGATCACAGATCCCATACATTCATGCGCTTCCTCCAGGAACAAATAGGTTAAAAACAGGTTGTTTTATTCTCAAGATTTGGTTGAAGGAGTCACACATTACatgttacagtacagtagtctagAGTATGTTTTAAAAATCATTCAGTCTGGAAAAACAAAAAGTTAATTGAAGTTCAGTGAAAAAGGTTACTTTTTCATAAAAACACATTTCTTCAGCATTGACAAAATATAACTCAAAACTTTTCTAAAAAGTTAGACACTCATAATTTAAACTCAATACAAAATGAAAATACATTAAATTGAAGTGCAAATGCTACAAATATGGCCAGTTTCTATTTAGTCGTCTTGTAGTTGTAGTGGGATTTATTGCCCGTTTGAAAACCAAACCACCTAACTTTTGGATAGTAATGACAGAGGTTGGCAGATCAAATCTCATTCATACTTTCCACATGTACGTGCTGCTCTTTTTCTTAGTCATTTAATTAATTTGATCCAAATTAATCTATAAATGTGGCTGGTTATGCTTGGAATGTGTGTGGATGACCGGTCATTGCATACTTGTTAGAGGAAGCCTGCAAACGAGGCTATGTAAAACAAAATAGGAGCAGATCAACAGTTCGCTTACACCCAAAAAGCGTTTTTAGAGTATTGCACAAGTTTTCTCTGACAAACATACTTGCAATGTCCAGTCTTGTTTcattcagtaaaaaaaaaattacaaaaaatatGATTTACCATAATTCTGGAACCATGACACGTGGATGCATTGCTCTTTTTAATCAAAAGTAACAATAAACCAGTCACTGGTTAGAAAGCTCATCTCCAGTATATAAAGATATTCATAATTTTATTTGGGCTTCCTGCTATTCAGTACTCTCTATACTAGTGGCAGCATACTCATTCTCAAGGTGAATCAGCAAATAGTATTAATGACATGATCTCGGTCCACGGGCAAGCACTTCACAGGTAGGgtccgtgtgtgtgttgtgttctgttggtgaACTGAGAGTTAAGGCGGTGGTGGGTGGCCATTGACCTTGTCCCGCAGGAGAGCCAGGGCATTGGTGGAGAAGTCTCGCAGGACGCTCACAGTCTCTCGCTGCATCTGCAGGGAGTCGCGTACAAACTCCTGCTGCGACTCCACCAGCTGCTGCACGGACTGGGCCAGGGCCCCCAAAGACCCCGACACGGCCCCTAGCAGGGCAGTAGTGGCCTGCTGCTCCTTGAGACTGAGGGAGGCACTGTGGGCTAGCTGCTTCCGGATTGCCCCCTGCCCcatgactgaccctgtagaggtggaagaggagagaggagcagggagaaaggaagaggagTGAGCTGGGTGGGAGGACGAGGAGGTAGCCATGGAGGAAGACGCAGCGGTGGAAGAGGCAGCGAATCTGGAGTAGGTGCGACGAGGCTCAGCAGGGGGGCGGAAGGAGCCCATGTGCCGCGGCTCCTCTTCTAGGTCCTCAAATCCCAGACTGTCGTCTATGGGCAATACATAAACACGATGTGAATACACACACAGTTCATAGATGCATAATTACACGGAAACCTAGGTGCAAACACTTTTACCAACAACAAAGTGCGAGAGAAAGAGTTTTACCTTCATCGACTGGTTTCATGAATGAAAAATCATGAAATGACTGAGAAGGATCCCCTAAAAGGACAATAAAAAAATATgacaaatataataataatcaatacaaCATGTGAATAGAGTGTGTTGAATGCATGAGTGTTGGGGAGAAACACTCATGAGAAAAAGAGAAACATTGTTCTGAATACAGGAAAGACTCACGGCCAAATGGCATCGGAGAGAACATGCCAAGATCTTTATCCGGAGTTGAGAAAGGAGACATAGACGAGCCCATCGCGTGGGGGCTGGTGACAGGCATAGCCATGTGATGAAGGCCAGCCATACCATTAGAGGTGCCAGAGGAGCGAGTCGACATCCCTGACATGTCACCAAAGTCattctcctcagtttcatcattcATACTGCCCATGGTGGCCTTGTTCGGAGGGGACATGGATAGTATCCCGTGCACCATTTTCTCCACCGGCGACAGGTTCTGGGAGATACGGACACCGTTAGGCCCTCGCATGGCCACCATCCTACGCTTGGCATCGCACTTTAGGTCCGCCCACTTCTTGACGATCTCCATGACCTCCCGTTGGCACTCGCTAATTTTGTTGATGTGAATCGCAATGTCCGCCCATGTTCGCTTCCTCAGGTCTGACGAGGCACCTTGGTTGAACTTGCCTGTGGTGGGTGACAAAGGCAGATAATAGCACACCAAGGAATAAAAGGCAAGCAGGGAACAAGAGACAAACAAATGCAAAGCGAACATGTGTCTATTATGAGTGCTTCATGCTGATCATGACCAAAGGCTTCACACATTACTATGCATAAACTTTGTAAATGTATCAAATTCATGTAATTTGTGCCCACAGTACACACTGAGGGGAGGTACTTACTTACGAGGATGTGCCTGTTTCTTTTGACTTCAGTCAGCAGCAGATGGACTTCATCGAAGGTGAAGCGCGACTTCCTTTTCTTCATGGGCAAGTTGCCCCCAAGTTCCTCTATTTCGCTATAGGTGAATTTAAAATTCATGTTGCACTCCTAACAGCCCTTGGCCTGTCCTGTTTACACGCCCAAGAGATAACCACCTATACCTGAGATGGCACCACCCCTGGCACTGTCAGCCTGAAGGAGAGAACAAAATGTAAAACACACAACTGATAGGAATCCCTGTGTTATAAGAGACTGTGTAGCTCAGTtcgtagagcatggtgcttgcaacgccagggtagtgggtttgattcccgggaccatGCCTGCGTAAAAATGTATGCACACGTTTAAGTTGCTATGGATagaagcatctgctaaatggcatatattatttattattatgcaTATATTATAGAATAAAGTAAAGAGTGCATTGAATTTATAAAATGTTTGGGTAAGATTTTTGTTGTGGGAAAATAATATGCGTATCAATGGGTAGACCAGGGATCCATCCCTAAGTGTGCCTAAAACATGAGTTATGTAATGCATCAACCTCTTTATTAAAAAATTGTAGGCTAGGCATACATTCCAGTAGTCAGGACACCATTACTATTGACAATAATACCTGACAATTGACATAATAATTCGTTGTAAAAAATAAAACTCTGCATGGGAATTAAATGTGGGTACGTCTTTAAATGAACCATTCGTATAATTAGCAGCTTCAATCTTACACTCTCTTGCTAGGCCAATGAGCATTATGCTTCCTGGTTCTTTGTTGAGCCCCCCTTGTGTACTTTACGCTGAATGTAGCCAACTACACTATTTTGCGGTACTTCGAAGGCCAGTGTTTTCAACCACGGTAAACGTGCATCCTGCCATGCAACGAAGGGGACAAAATACCAATTTGAAAACGAACAGAGATCATTACAAATTTGTTGTGGATTAATTGATAAGCCAATAGCGAGATTTTCCTACGCATTCTGCCTAGCTAGCTACCATTTTGAAAGAACGTTAGCTAAATGTCGGTCGCTAGCgagctaacgctagctagctaacgtaggtCGTCCGCGTTTTTTGCAGATTGTTTGTTGATATAGAAACGTTAACTAGCTTAGTAATTAATCACCTTGACAAAATAGTTAGCAACAACAAATGTGAAGTTGTGATTCATTGGATAGAGCAGGAATTACCAATAGAGTGacgaatgtttttttttctcctcttGCAGTGCAGCTTCATAAACTTCGCACAGACGACGAGAAGAACGCTGAGTTGCGCAGACTCTGATCGCGCATTTTCCATGACCTACAGGCGGCCACGAGCGCAACATTACGAAATCTTACCAGAATACGAATTTGGTATGATGCCAAGAATGGCCACATTACAGTTCAACGTGCATCAATCACTGCTACTATTGTTACATAATAACGTACAATCATTGATTGAACGAGTACACACCCTGTGGTGACATTCCTCAACCAAATCATGTTGCTACTAAAACATATGACGGCCTTAAATACTAGGTTACCGAATTGTAAGAATATAGCATACACGAGCGGAAATCGGTCGCTAATCAATCTAAAACAAAATAGGCTCAAAGTCAATAATCCTTTATTTTCTTGGCTTCAAGAGACATGACAATACTTATGTAGCGACATTGACAACATATCTAAATAAGTAACGCTAGAGAAgttaaacgaccacgaagggactcgaaccctcaatcttctgattcgaagtcagacgccttatccattaggccacgcggTCTACGAAAAAGATCACAATAACTTGCAATGTAAGGCTAGCTTAATTTAATAATTTATATACAGAATTACAATACCCGTCCATCTTGTATACAAATTATATTAATTATTCAGTTTGAAGTTTGCAAATTAACACCACAGGGATGTAATAAGGGGAGGATGTGGGTCTAGCCTACTTGATGTTATGACAATTAGGaaattgtgtaatggaaaccAAGTTTGACATCAGCTATATTGAAGTGCTAATATAGTCTTAACGAAAACTCAAACATGTCAATTGCTAGATACATTTAGCTGTAAGTCCAGTTCACAATATCAACACAAACTACATGGGAGAATGCAGTCTGCCATTAAGCAACTGTTgagttaaataaattaaaatgaaAACGGAGCTATAAAGTGCATTTAAAAAAACTATTGTCCTCATTGACAGATACAATTCATTAAATTGTTCAAAGCAAAGCAAACACAGAATGTTGATCCCTTCCCAATTTCTTTTGTCTGCCTGGTGACCACAAATAAGTAagtgttgtattcagcgcatgtgacaataacatttgatttgatttgaacaagcATAGCAACCCAATTCCACTGATGCCTTCTGCATCGAAAGGGGACTATGGAGCCAGATACCTGCCAAAATGTTGAATGTACACTACCATTtgaatgtttggggtcacttagaaatgtccttgtatttgaaagaaaagcacatttgttgtccattaaaatagcatcaacttgatcagaaatacagtgtagatattgttaatgttgtaaatgactattgtagctgaaaacggctgatttttaaaatggaatatctacataggcgtacagaggcccattatcagcaaccatcactcctgtgttccaaaggcacgttgtgttggctaatccaagtttatcatcttaaaaggctaattgatcattagaaaacccttttgcaattatgttagcacagctgaaataaataataaaactggccttctttagactagttgattatctggagcatcagtatttgtgggttgaattacaggctcaaaatggccagacacaaagactttcttctgaaactcgtcagtctattcttgttctgtagATTGCTTAGGGCTAACAAGTTTAAGGTAAACTGTGCAGGCAAGGAGATTGAATCTAAAACAAGTGTAACTTATCTTGGTGTGTCCCTAGATCAATCTCTTTTCAATCCCGGATTGCTGCCAAAATTCTTTCTAAAATGGCAAACAAATGGACATTTTTGATGTCGTAACAATAACGTAAACTCACTCACTTTTCGTAAacttcactcactcacttttcgccttggtccgtacaatttaccttattttagcgccccaaaaacgtaatacttccagatcaactgtaatgtcaataccattgtaaagcacaatttctcccctttccaacagaatcaattacatgacccccacgctgcccgtttctccatgattcaagaaggcaatgagccccgtcgagtctttttaaaaatggctggtggggaagcgaaactaatgcgtgatagtgataAGGAGAGATGTGTGGGAAATTagctttttttcactcgatctgtccaacttatcaccatattgcctctaaaatgtaaataaaacactataaagtgtttatataatgtgtcattacatacctatttaaaggtttgtgtcgaatttgaatcaggtttttagggcggtgctaaagtgatcttagaagtaaacagcagctttgagaatgatgatcgcatgcagTGATGatgcaaaaaatgactaggtatccccccgtcatttgtccatttcttgtttttaaaggatgagagaagtgctacacctgttggagagagattgtaagacagataTAGTtactttatgcgtgctgtacgttacagCATGACACATCACAATGTAACGGAGGGTACGTTTTtccaacttttctccaatactacagagccattaccatgtcgatcaacgcttgaatagaaacgttgttcacaccccagattttgaagtcaactacagtcccattagtttacggaatggggtgagtttacctTAGATATTTTAACATCAAAGTGAAGAAAATGCTTGTCTCAACCTTGATTCCATGTCATTTTGATTATGTCTGCTCTGCTTGGTATAGTGGGCTATCAAAAAAAAATGTtgtcaggtatatgctgaatgtcccccccaggACCACATAGGGGTACTGGAGTTCCGGGAGGTGGGCTTGTTGCCTTTGGAGTCCAGAGTGGACCAACTTAAACTCAATCATATGTTTGACATCTTAATGATCGTGCCCCAGGTTATATGAAAAACCACGTTGATATGGTCTATAACCAACACAGTCACAATACCAGAGCTAGTGTTATGTCTTGTAAATTCCCAAGAGTAATCAGTACTGCGAGGAGCACGTTTTTCTATACAGGCATTTGTCTATGGAATAGCTTCCCCCTGGAAAACAAGCAAAGAAAAAGTAGAAATTGCTTTAAAAAGCAGGCAACGGTTTTAATTTGTACAAGGTTGTCTTAAGTAAGAGAAACCACTCCACTGCCCCTTGTGACCCCTACTGCTTGTCGGGTGTATTGATTTGAAGGACCGGTATGATGTGCAATGGATAGATTGTTTTAATGCGAAATGAATATGGTTGATTTTTAAGGTAAGGGAGAAAAGTGCAGTGAATAGGGCCACTTTTTAGGATGTCAATATAAATGAATGTATTTATGGTTGTTTGTAATTTTGTCTTGCCTTTTAATCATTATATGTGCTATTGTTTTTACCATTGAGGACCACTTTGGAAACAAGCGTTTTAATTCATACTTTCAAGTGATATCCTCTGGGTCCACATCGTACATTTTGTTGGAAATGTCTGTTACCCAAAGTAAATTCAATTCAATACCAGTAGATGACGTAGAATAGGCTTGGGCTTTCAGGAAATGACTTGTGTGAGAATGATAAAGACACAGAAGAGCCTTGTCTAGAAGAACCGCCTGAGCTGCAAAATAGAAAGTAAATGTGATTTAGGCCTATTCCGCTATCTAAATATGCCATGCTGTTGTGTGTTATTTAATGGCCAAATATAATTGCATAATTTATTTTTTATAGCTGATTCGGGCTATTGTGGTGTGTCATGTAACTTAATGAATCAAACTTTTTCCAGTATTTGGGAGCACTGACTGGGTCTTATATTAGGGATTCTGACGGATGTATTAGTGAATTCCACTCTGTATTTAGGCTTGTTATAGCCATTTGCATTGCACAACCCCATCACGCAGAGGCTATATCCATATCAATAAATGAGACAAAACGAAATTTTCATTAAGTCTTggctataacctgtcctgattgAAATAACCACGGGGTCCCAAATGGTCAAGACTATCTAAAGCCTATTCTAATTGCCGGATCTGTTTTCCCTATCAGCCACTGCACGTACTTCTTCaactattttaaaatgtatttagagGCCTGCGAGCTAGGGTTTATTTTTATTAAGGGGAGCCCTATACTAAAAACAGTTATAAAATGCAAGTTTTCATTTATTTGAATTGtattgaatctttatttaactaggcaagtcagttaagaacaaattctcatttacaatgacggcctaccaaaaggcctcctgcagagGTGGGTCTGAGATAAACCATTTTTTATTAAATAAACATtttggacaaaacacacatcatgacaagagagacacagcaacattacataaagagagacctacagtaagacaacaacatagcatggcagcaacacatgacaacacagcatagtaacaatacaacatgacaacaacatggtagcgacacaacatggcagcagcacaacatggtacgaACATTATTGGActaagacaacagcacaaagggcaagaaggtagacaacaatacatcacacgaagcagccacaactgtcagtaagagtgtccatgattgagtctttgaattaagagatggagataaaactgtctatattgagtgttttttgcagctcatTCCGGTCaccagctgcagcgaactgaaaagaggagcgacccagggatgtgtgtgctttggggagctttaacagaatgtgactggtagAGTGgttgttgtatgtggaggatgggctgcagtaggtatttcagataggggggagtgaggcctgagagggttttataaataagcatcaaccagtgggtcttgtgatgGGCAAACATAGATGACCAGCTTACAGAGGAGTaaagagtgcagtgatgtgtcctataaggagcattggtggcaaatctaatGGCCTAATGATAACATCTAGCTGCTAGAGAGCACCCTATCTATTTATTacgtctccataatctagcatgggtaggatggtcatcagAATCAGAGTTAGAAAGAGTTAGTTTGgtaaccaagtctagatttaaccttagcctgcagctttgatatgtgctgagagaatgaCACTGTACAGTCTAGCCAtgctcccaagtacttgtatgaggtgactacctcaagctctaaaccctcagaggtagtaatcacacttgtggcgagaggggcattcttcttactgAATCACATGGCCtttgttcagaacaaggttaagggtagagaaagcttgttggacactgagaaagctttgttgtagagcatttaacccaAAATCCGGGGGGCAGCAAAGTATAAGACTGTATcctctgcatataaatggatgagagagcttcctactaccTAAGCAATGTTGTTGATgcaaattgagaagagcgtggggcctaggatccagccttggggtactcccttggtgacaggcagtggctgagacaacaGATGTTCTgattttatacactgcactctttgagggAGGTAGTTagaaaaccaggccaaagacctctcagagacaccaatactccttagccgaccCACAAGATTGTaatggtctaccatatcaaaagctttttgccaagtcaataaaaaaaaGCAGCACaccattgcttagaatcaagggtaaTGGTGGcatcatttaggacctttaaggctgcagtgacacatccatagcCTGAGTAGAAAgtagattgcataccagagagaatactataaacatcaagaaagccagtcagttgattattgacaagtttttccaacacttgatCAACAGGGCCAAATAGAaattggcctataacagttaggatcagcttgatctccccctttaaaatGATTCTGCAAGACACCAGCACCCCATATTATAGCCTAAATTGCAATGCTTACAAGTTGAAGGcctatttttttgggggggggggttggcctAAATTAAACATATAATTATTATAGTGACAGGCTAAAGAACTTTGGATAATTTTGAATACACATGGATTTCAATAAACAACTGGatgactgttctattctctttgaTTTAGTTCCTATTGCAGCTCAGACAAATTACTGAAtggatgacatactgactgactgaactgaaAGAAGGATGAATTAAATGTTCAAATATGTTGGAGTGACGAGTTGCACCTATCATGCATGCTCTGCACTATTTGGCTAGTAGGCAAAAAGGCCTACATTAAGGGTATAATGACTATGGTTTCATGCCTCCAGAAGGGCAACTACTGAAGCTGAGGGCTGCTTTTCCGAAGGTGCGTGGTGCTGCGTGGAGATCACACATTCTTCAACTGGGCAGCAGTGTTGCGATGGAGGGAATAGTTTATACTGAGACTACCTAAAACCACTGCAACATAGTTATTGTTAAGTTTGGGAATAAGCTTATGCCAGATTTAGcctatgtttaacctctcccttgtTAATTTCAAAGTCCATATGTTCATGATCCGATTCAAATAAATCATGTTATTCCACAGAATATACTTTGGCAAGATGTTGTGATGAAATATTCTATAAAAACATTTTTGAGTGGAAAAGACTCCAGTGGTCATACATAACTCATAGATTCACCAAATATCTAATATTAATCTAtgtttcattattcctggtagataccagtggtgtaaaaagtacccaattgtcatccttgagtaaaagtaaagatacctgaaTAGAAAATtattcaagtaaaagtcacccagtaaaatactacttgagtaaaagtctaaaagtatttggtttgaaatacacttaagtgtcaaaagtaaagGTAATTGCAAAAAtgtacttacagtggggcaaaaaagtatttagtcagccaccaattgtgcaagttctcccacttaaaaagatgagagaggcctgtaattttcattataggtacacttcaactatgacagacaaaatgagaaggaaaaaaaatccagaaaatcacattgtaggattttttatgaatttatttgcaaattatggtggaaaataagtatttggtcacctacaaacaaacaagatttctggctctcacagacctgtaacttcttctttaagaggctcctctgtcctccactcgttacctgtattaatggcacctgtttgaacttgttatcagtataaaagacacctgtccacaacctcaaacagtcacactccaaactccactatggccaaaaccaaagagctgtcaaaggacaccagaaacaaaattgtagacctgcaccaggctggaagactgaatctgcaataggtaagcagcttggtttgaagaaatcaactgtgggagcaattattaggaaatggaagacatacaagaccactgataatctccctcgatcaggggctccatgcaagatctcaccccgtggggtcaaaatgatcccaagaacggtgagcaaaaatcccagaaccaccgGGGGACCaaatgaatgacctgcagagagctgggaccaaagtaacaaagcctaccatcaataacacactacaccgccagggactcaaatcctgcagtgccagacgtgtccccctgcttaagccaatacatgtccaggcccgtctgaagtttgctatagagcatttggatgatccagaagaagattgggagaatgtcatatggtcagatgaaaccaaaatataacttttcggtaaaaactcaactcgtcgtgtttgggagaacaaagaatgctgagttgcatccaaagaacaccatacctactgtgaagcatgggggtggaaacatcatgctttgggtctgtttttctgcaaagggaccagaacgactgatccgtgtaaaggaaagaatgaatggggccatgtatcgtgagattttgagtgaaaacctccttccatcagcaagggcattgaagatgaaacgtggctgggtctttcaacatggcaatgatcccaaacacaccgcccgggcaacgcaggagtggcttcgtaagaagcatttcaaggtagtGGAGTGGCCGaggcagtctccagatctcaaccccatagaaaatcattgtagggagttgaaagtccgtgttgcccagcaacagccccaaaacatcactgctcaagaggagatatgcatggaggaatgggccaaaataccagcaacagtgtgtgaaaaccttgtgaagacttacagaaaacgtttgactgtcattgccaacaaagggtatataacaaagtattgagataaacttttgttattgaccaaatacttattttccaccataatttgcaaataaattcataaaaaatcctacaatgtgattttctggattttttttctcattttgtctgtcatagttgaagtgtacctatgatgaatattacaggcctctctcatctttttaagtgggagaacttgcacaattggtggctgactaaatacttttttgccccactgtatgtatcaaaagtaaaataataaataatttcaaattccttatattaagcaaaccataaTGCACAATTGTTTGTGTTTTTGaaaatgtacggatagccaggggtacactccaacactcagacatcattcaaaaacAGAGAGTctggccagatcagaggcagtagaggtgaccagggatgttctcttgataagtgtaacgagtacttttgagtgtcaggtaaaatgtatggagtaaaaagtacatcattttctttaggaatgtagtgaagtaaaagttctcaagaatataaataataaagtgaagtacagataccacacaaaactacttaagtagtaccttaaagtatttttacttaagtactttacaccactggtataTATTACTGATTATGATTGCAGACAGAGCCCAGTGAGTGGAATGGTGCAATATTGAATTAGTCATATTTTGATAAGGTGCATGCATGGGGATGTCCACGTCACCCAGAGATATGTCCATGCAGTAGAGATGCACCTAGCGGACTGAAACGTCACTGTTGTAGGCATATTTCAGCTAGTGCTATCTAGACTTGCACTGGCAAACAAACCATTACATTAGCTACCTAAATGTGAAGTAAATTCAACTGAGGAGAAATAGAAAATGGAGACTTAA containing:
- the zgc:113149 gene encoding uncharacterized protein zgc:113149, which produces MNFKFTYSEIEELGGNLPMKKRKSRFTFDEVHLLLTEVKRNRHILVSKFNQGASSDLRKRTWADIAIHINKISECQREVMEIVKKWADLKCDAKRRMVAMRGPNGVRISQNLSPVEKMVHGILSMSPPNKATMGSMNDETEENDFGDMSGMSTRSSGTSNGMAGLHHMAMPVTSPHAMGSSMSPFSTPDKDLGMFSPMPFGRDPSQSFHDFSFMKPVDEDDSLGFEDLEEEPRHMGSFRPPAEPRRTYSRFAASSTAASSSMATSSSSHPAHSSSFLPAPLSSSTSTGSVMGQGAIRKQLAHSASLSLKEQQATTALLGAVSGSLGALAQSVQQLVESQQEFVRDSLQMQRETVSVLRDFSTNALALLRDKVNGHPPPP